From the genome of Alkalimarinus coralli:
GTCATTACCTCCCAGTTCAATAAGCAGTATTGAGGGGTTATGCCGACGAATTATTTCAGGCAGGCGCTTAACGCCGCCATCAGTCGTTTCACCGCTGATGCTGGCGTTGATAACGTTGTAGGACTTGTTTTCCTGTTTCAATCTGTTTTCGAATAGTGATACCCACCCCTTTTCGGTGGGCACTCCATAGGCGGCGCTGATGCTATCGCCTAGCACCACGATGGTATTGTTGGCCCCGTGAGCAGCCGTTGTGAAAAGTATAGCGGCTATCGATAGTGTGATAACAAGGTAAATGGTTTTCAGCCGTTGCCCGAACTGTAACAGGTTAAAGCACCCGCTTATTGTTGTAGAGCCATAGACTATGGCGCGTAATTGCGACTTTAGGTTGAAACGTTCAATAGACAAATGCATAGTGTTTAAATATCCACCGGTAAATTAAAAGGGAAGGTGTTGTGGACGAACCTTTGATAATAAAAGTGCAAAATGTATCCAAACGAGTTCCGTTAGCTGACCAGACACTTGAAATATTGAGCGCTATTGATCTGGAAATCAAGAAGGGAGACTCTTTAGCCATCGTGGGTCGCTCCGGGTCGGGTAAAACAACCCTGCTTGGGTTGTTGGCCGGACTTGACTCCGCATCAGACGGATCAATTTTTATATTAGGTCGAGATCTGTCTAATATGAGTGAAGAAGAGCGGGCAGCGTTACGGGCTGAATATATTGGTTTTGTCTTCCAGTCTTTTCAGTTGTTGTCATCATTAAGTGCCTTGGAAAATGTAATGTTGCCCTTAGAGCTGAGAGGTGATCAGCATGCCAGACAAGAGGCAGAGCAGTTTTTAGCCAGAGTAGGGCTGGCGGAGCGTGCTGGGCACTACCCTCACCAGCTATCAGGTGGCGAGCAGCAAAGAGTTGCTATTGCGAGAGCCTTTGCCTGTAAACCTTCAATTTTGTTTGCCGACGAGCCTACCGGTAATTTGGATACCGTTACAGGGCAGACCATTATTGAACTCCTGTTTGACCTCAACCGGGTCGAGCAAACAACACTGGTGATGGTGACTCATGACGACTCGCTCGCAGCAAAATGTAATTCTACACTGCGACTGGAAAACGGTAGGGTGTTGACCTGATAGCTATTGGAATAATGCTTAACGAGAGTAATTAACAATGCGGCAGCGTGTCATAAAAATAAGCAGCAAATTATTGCGAAAAGAGTTTCGCCACCGGGAGCTCAAAATATTGTTCCTGGCGACCGTCATTTCTGTCGCTACCGTATCACTTATTTCGCTTCTTGGAGATCATCTGCAAAAGCTCATTGTTCAGACTTCAAGTCAGTTTATTGCGGCAGACCGGCAATTAAAGAGTCCAAGAACAGTACCAAGCGGCTGGATAGAAACGGCGAAGTCTCTCAATTTAGAGACCGCACATACGCTAAATTTTGCTTCTATGCTTTTTGCCGGTGATGAAATGCAGTTGGTGAGCGTGAAAGCGGTATCGGATGGTTATCCTTTAAAGGGGGCGCTGGAAACGTCAGAGCAACCATTTTCACCCGCGAAAACGACCAATGAGATACCAAGCCCTGGAACAATTTGGCTAAACCCTCGTCTTTTTTCTCTAATGTCTGTTAGTAAGGGCTCAATAGTCTCTATCGGTGACAAAGAGTTTAAGGTCACACAGGTTATCAATCGAGAGCCTGATGTCGGGTTCGGGATGTCGGCTGTCGCTCC
Proteins encoded in this window:
- a CDS encoding arylesterase, with protein sequence MHLSIERFNLKSQLRAIVYGSTTISGCFNLLQFGQRLKTIYLVITLSIAAILFTTAAHGANNTIVVLGDSISAAYGVPTEKGWVSLFENRLKQENKSYNVINASISGETTDGGVKRLPEIIRRHNPSILLIELGGNDGLRGFPLNIIKANLQTLIDQAKENNITPVLIAMRIPPNYGRRYTSGFFDIFTTVAEENNVSLVPFLLEDIALKPGLMQSDGIHPTESAQPILLDHIWETLTPLL
- a CDS encoding ABC transporter ATP-binding protein yields the protein MDEPLIIKVQNVSKRVPLADQTLEILSAIDLEIKKGDSLAIVGRSGSGKTTLLGLLAGLDSASDGSIFILGRDLSNMSEEERAALRAEYIGFVFQSFQLLSSLSALENVMLPLELRGDQHARQEAEQFLARVGLAERAGHYPHQLSGGEQQRVAIARAFACKPSILFADEPTGNLDTVTGQTIIELLFDLNRVEQTTLVMVTHDDSLAAKCNSTLRLENGRVLT